CGGGTCGACCGTGCCCTCGATCGGCTAGCCGACGAGCCGCTCGCCGGCAAAGCACTGCACGGTCAGCTCGCCGGACGCCGGTCGCTCCGTGTCGGCCAGGTCCGCATCATCTCCGCGCCCAGGCCGCCGACTACGTACAGATGTTGACC
This window of the bacterium genome carries:
- a CDS encoding type II toxin-antitoxin system RelE/ParE family toxin produces the protein MPPARVELSTTARKALGRLRSANRRLFERVDRALDRLADEPLAGKALHGQLAGRRSLRVGQVRIISAPRPPTTYRC